In Halovivax gelatinilyticus, the following are encoded in one genomic region:
- the serB gene encoding phosphoserine phosphatase SerB, translating to MTLVAFDFDGTLSDSEMTVLLGDRCDVADEMAVITERAMNDEIDYATSLRERAALLAGLDESEAAAAYDAVSLRPGAASLIGALNEADHRTAILTGGFQRGVEAALDREGVTVDHVVANRLPIDGGELTGEVEGPLIEGTKDDALADLARDHSVSLADTVAVGDGANDRPMLRVAGLAVGFDPKPAVESACDLTVASMAELRERFVDEELLSA from the coding sequence ATGACGCTCGTCGCCTTCGACTTCGATGGGACGCTTTCTGATTCAGAGATGACGGTGTTACTCGGTGACCGGTGTGACGTCGCCGACGAGATGGCCGTGATCACCGAGCGGGCGATGAACGACGAGATCGATTACGCGACGAGTCTGCGCGAGCGCGCGGCGCTTCTGGCCGGCCTCGACGAATCCGAGGCGGCGGCCGCCTACGACGCCGTTTCGCTTCGACCCGGCGCGGCGTCGCTGATCGGCGCGTTGAACGAGGCCGATCACCGGACTGCAATCCTGACCGGCGGCTTCCAGCGGGGAGTCGAAGCGGCGCTCGACCGCGAGGGCGTGACCGTCGATCACGTCGTGGCGAACCGGCTGCCGATCGACGGGGGCGAACTCACCGGCGAGGTCGAGGGGCCGCTGATCGAGGGCACCAAAGACGACGCGCTCGCCGACCTGGCGCGCGATCACTCCGTCTCGCTGGCCGACACCGTCGCCGTCGGTGACGGCGCGAACGACCGTCCGATGCTCCGGGTCGCGGGCCTGGCCGTCGGCTTCGATCCCAAACCGGCGGTCGAGTCGGCCTGCGACCTGACCGTCGCCTCGATGGCCGAACTGCGAGAACGCTTCGTCGACGAGGAACTCCTCTCGGCGTGA
- a CDS encoding cupredoxin domain-containing protein — MAPIDDVSRRTALKLTGAAATAALVAGCSSADDAEDDGNGGDGNGGDEGFEIDAGEEILFYGDSNGWEGKAPSAIEGEVNPTLILEDGETYTIGWDEGDGATHNIELRDSGGSVVGDYSTDFTGEDAPDDQMIEFEATDEIAVYRCDPHQAMEGDIQVQ; from the coding sequence ATGGCACCAATTGACGACGTTTCACGACGTACGGCCCTCAAATTGACGGGTGCAGCGGCAACGGCCGCACTCGTCGCCGGCTGTTCGAGCGCGGACGACGCAGAGGACGACGGAAACGGCGGTGACGGTAACGGCGGCGACGAAGGCTTCGAGATCGACGCCGGCGAAGAGATCCTCTTCTACGGCGATTCGAACGGGTGGGAAGGAAAGGCTCCCTCGGCGATCGAAGGCGAGGTCAATCCGACGCTCATCTTAGAAGATGGCGAAACCTACACGATCGGCTGGGACGAAGGTGACGGCGCCACGCACAACATCGAACTGCGCGACAGCGGTGGGTCGGTCGTGGGCGACTACTCGACGGACTTCACTGGCGAGGACGCGCCGGACGACCAGATGATCGAGTTCGAGGCCACCGACGAGATCGCCGTCTACCGGTGTGACCCACACCAGGCGATGGAAGGCGACATCCAGGTCCAGTAA
- the serA gene encoding phosphoglycerate dehydrogenase — protein sequence MQVLVTDPIADAGLDVLREAGHEVRTGYDLEGDALLEAAADANALIVRSGTEVTREVLEAGDELVIVGRAGIGVDNIDIEAATDRGVIVANAPEGNVRAAAEHTVAMTFAAARSIPQAHGRLKAGEWAKGDFLGTELNGRTLGVVGLGRVGQEVAKKLDPLGMDIVAFDPYIAEERADRLGATLVDLETCLETADVLTIHTPLTPETEGLIGESELESLAGGYLINVGRGGIVDEAALAAAVDDGTLAGAALDVFAEEPLSADSPLLDVEDIVLTPHLGASTEAAQTNVATSTAEQVVAALANEPVANALNAPSIDEAAFGRLAPYVELAETAGTVASQLLDGRIERVEVTYEGELADEDVEFVTASALEGVFSPLEWQVNAVNAPQIADDRGVEVVESKTHQTEDFQSLLSVTVSNGTTDRTVDGTLFAGDDQRIVRIDDYRVDAIPHGKMVVTRNADEPGVIGLIGSVMGDHDVNIAGMFNAREAIGGEALTVYNVDSEVPNAARTDLEADDRIIDVRYLTLST from the coding sequence ATGCAGGTACTGGTCACCGATCCGATCGCTGACGCCGGGCTGGACGTCCTCCGCGAGGCGGGCCACGAGGTCCGGACGGGCTACGACCTCGAGGGGGACGCGCTCCTCGAGGCCGCCGCCGACGCGAACGCGCTGATCGTCCGCTCAGGGACCGAGGTGACGCGCGAGGTACTCGAGGCCGGCGACGAGCTCGTCATCGTCGGCCGGGCGGGCATCGGCGTGGACAACATCGACATCGAGGCGGCGACCGACCGGGGTGTCATCGTGGCCAACGCACCAGAAGGCAACGTCCGCGCCGCGGCCGAACACACCGTCGCGATGACGTTCGCCGCCGCGCGCTCGATCCCGCAGGCTCACGGCCGACTGAAAGCCGGCGAGTGGGCCAAGGGCGACTTCCTCGGCACCGAACTCAACGGCCGGACGCTCGGGGTCGTCGGTCTCGGTCGGGTCGGCCAGGAGGTCGCGAAGAAGCTCGACCCGCTCGGGATGGACATCGTCGCGTTCGATCCCTACATCGCCGAAGAGCGCGCCGACCGATTGGGCGCGACGCTCGTCGACCTCGAGACGTGTCTCGAGACGGCGGACGTCCTCACGATACACACGCCGCTGACGCCCGAAACGGAGGGGCTCATCGGCGAGTCCGAACTCGAATCGCTCGCGGGCGGCTACCTGATAAACGTCGGCCGGGGCGGCATCGTCGACGAGGCGGCGCTCGCCGCCGCGGTCGACGACGGGACGCTCGCCGGTGCCGCCCTCGACGTCTTCGCCGAGGAGCCGCTCTCGGCGGACTCGCCGCTACTCGACGTCGAGGATATCGTCCTCACGCCTCACCTCGGCGCCTCGACGGAGGCGGCCCAGACGAACGTCGCGACCTCCACCGCCGAGCAGGTCGTCGCCGCTCTGGCGAACGAGCCCGTCGCGAACGCGCTCAACGCGCCGTCGATCGACGAGGCCGCGTTCGGACGGCTCGCCCCCTACGTCGAGTTAGCCGAGACGGCGGGCACCGTCGCCTCACAGCTGCTCGACGGGCGAATCGAGCGCGTCGAGGTCACCTACGAGGGAGAGTTGGCCGACGAGGACGTCGAGTTCGTCACCGCGAGCGCGCTCGAAGGCGTCTTCTCGCCACTGGAATGGCAGGTCAACGCCGTCAACGCCCCGCAGATCGCCGACGACCGCGGCGTCGAGGTCGTCGAATCGAAGACCCACCAGACCGAGGACTTCCAGAGTCTCCTCTCGGTGACCGTCTCGAACGGAACCACCGACCGCACGGTCGACGGCACGCTCTTCGCCGGTGACGACCAGCGGATCGTCCGCATCGACGACTACCGCGTCGACGCGATCCCTCACGGCAAGATGGTCGTCACGCGCAACGCCGACGAACCCGGCGTCATCGGACTCATCGGGAGCGTCATGGGCGACCACGACGTCAACATCGCCGGGATGTTCAACGCTCGCGAGGCCATCGGCGGCGAGGCGCTCACCGTCTACAACGTCGACAGCGAGGTTCCAAACGCCGCCCGCACGGATCTCGAGGCCGACGACCGGATCATCGACGTTCGCTACCTGACGCTCTCTACGTGA
- a CDS encoding pyridoxal-phosphate-dependent aminotransferase family protein, with protein sequence MTDTREYRDEYPEQTLYIPGPTEVREDVVSAMAQPMFGHRSDRMTDLYTTIVEDTKVFLDTDHEVILLTGSGTAFMEAAIQNLVDRNVLCTTCGSFSERQANIAERLGKSADTLSYEWGRAVKPDDVRERLESSESDYDVVTCVMNESSTGVRNPIEEIGDVVAEFPETLFVVDAVSALGGDYVDIDAHGIDVIFTSVQKAFAMPPGLAVCVVSEDAYEREIERDAASWYGGFQRNIDYYDRKGQTHSTPAIPIMLAYHRQMKHMLEEGHDARDRRHREMADYTREWAGEHFAMFPEDGYESQTVACIENTRGIDVAETIETVAAEYDMVFANGYGSDLGEKTFRIGHMGEHDVESVRALTDAIEDVAGL encoded by the coding sequence GTGACCGACACACGCGAATACCGCGACGAGTATCCCGAACAGACCCTGTACATTCCCGGCCCGACCGAAGTCCGCGAGGACGTCGTCTCGGCGATGGCGCAACCGATGTTCGGTCACCGCTCAGATCGGATGACCGACCTCTACACGACGATCGTCGAGGACACGAAGGTTTTTCTCGACACCGACCACGAGGTGATACTCCTCACGGGATCGGGGACGGCGTTCATGGAGGCTGCGATTCAGAACCTGGTCGATCGGAACGTTCTGTGTACGACCTGCGGCAGTTTCAGCGAGCGCCAGGCGAACATCGCCGAACGCCTGGGAAAGAGCGCCGATACGCTTTCCTACGAGTGGGGTCGAGCGGTCAAACCGGACGACGTGCGCGAGCGCCTCGAGTCGAGCGAGAGCGACTACGACGTCGTCACCTGCGTGATGAACGAGAGTTCGACGGGCGTTCGGAACCCGATCGAGGAGATCGGCGACGTCGTCGCCGAGTTTCCGGAGACGTTGTTCGTCGTCGACGCCGTCTCGGCGCTCGGCGGCGACTACGTCGACATCGACGCCCACGGTATCGACGTCATCTTCACCTCGGTCCAGAAGGCGTTCGCCATGCCGCCCGGCCTCGCCGTCTGCGTCGTCAGCGAGGACGCCTACGAGCGCGAGATCGAGCGCGACGCGGCGTCGTGGTACGGCGGTTTCCAGCGAAACATAGACTACTACGACCGGAAGGGTCAGACCCACTCCACGCCGGCGATCCCGATCATGCTCGCCTATCACCGACAGATGAAACACATGCTCGAAGAGGGCCACGACGCTCGCGATCGTCGCCACCGCGAGATGGCCGACTACACTCGCGAGTGGGCCGGAGAGCACTTCGCGATGTTCCCGGAGGACGGCTACGAGTCCCAGACGGTGGCCTGCATCGAGAACACGCGCGGAATCGACGTCGCCGAAACCATCGAAACCGTCGCCGCGGAGTACGACATGGTCTTCGCCAACGGCTACGGCTCCGATCTCGGCGAGAAGACGTTTCGCATCGGCCACATGGGCGAGCACGACGTCGAGAGCGTTCGAGCACTGACCGACGCGATCGAGGACGTCGCGGGGCTGTAG
- a CDS encoding DUF5615 family PIN-like protein, translating to MIYADENVWVPVAEGLERRGWEVTTALEEGTLGFSDAEHIEYAAEHGWTILAFDDDFLSLADATAAHPGIVFIPQHGRTVGELVQRIDATLQHHRDQDLHRTIVFA from the coding sequence ATGATATACGCGGACGAAAACGTCTGGGTTCCAGTTGCCGAGGGTCTCGAACGTCGCGGGTGGGAGGTGACGACGGCACTCGAGGAGGGGACGCTCGGGTTTTCCGATGCTGAACATATCGAGTACGCTGCAGAGCACGGATGGACAATTTTGGCGTTCGACGACGACTTCCTCTCACTCGCCGATGCGACCGCTGCCCATCCCGGAATTGTGTTCATCCCACAGCACGGACGAACCGTCGGTGAGTTGGTGCAACGAATCGATGCTACGCTTCAGCACCACCGGGACCAAGATCTCCACCGAACGATCGTCTTCGCGTGA
- a CDS encoding YeeE/YedE family protein, which yields MSALELLPLVTYGELFPEGITRYAVGGAFIGLGIAVVYLGTAIIAGASTFLETTLSYVSNQSRFQQSRFLASRDWRVVFTAGIVLGAAGYWFLILNPVWEVGFEAAAWQTDVQLWRLLAGGFLVGVGTRLGKGCTSGHGVCGVGSFSQTSIVNVATFVLVAIGTAQVVMAMGVQP from the coding sequence ATGTCCGCACTCGAACTTCTCCCACTCGTCACCTACGGCGAGCTCTTTCCGGAGGGAATCACCCGGTACGCGGTCGGGGGCGCGTTCATCGGCCTTGGGATCGCGGTCGTCTACCTGGGGACCGCCATCATCGCCGGGGCGAGCACGTTCCTCGAGACGACGCTGAGTTACGTTTCGAACCAGTCGCGATTCCAGCAGTCACGCTTTCTCGCCTCGCGCGACTGGCGCGTCGTCTTCACCGCGGGGATCGTTCTCGGCGCCGCCGGCTACTGGTTCCTGATCCTGAACCCCGTCTGGGAGGTCGGCTTCGAAGCGGCCGCCTGGCAGACCGACGTCCAGCTGTGGCGCCTGCTCGCCGGCGGCTTTCTCGTCGGCGTCGGCACCCGCCTCGGCAAGGGCTGTACGTCGGGTCACGGCGTCTGCGGCGTCGGCTCGTTCTCACAAACTTCGATCGTCAACGTCGCCACGTTCGTCCTCGTCGCGATCGGAACGGCGCAGGTCGTGATGGCGATGGGGGTGCAGCCATGA
- the metX gene encoding homoserine O-acetyltransferase MetX, whose protein sequence is MTGRRADVPTERGTVDLGSFTFECGETIPTLEVAYERHGEFDPSSGAGTDGNAVLVCHALTGSAHVASRPDDASETDDGTADQARAWWDDTVGPGKAIDTTEYFVVCANVPGSCYGTTGPSSANPETGRAYGSDFPPVTVADWTRAQRRLLDELGIGRLHAVVGGSVGGMNALDWARRYPDDVDRIAAIAAAPRLDPQCLAMDAVARRAITTDPAWNGGDYYGPDRPDPDDGLALARQLGHVMYLSKASMAEKFGRRSAGREASRDRFAADPTAHFFPYRDVESYLDYNAGRFVERFDANSYCYLTRAMDEFDLAAGYDGLAHAVAAYSGETLLMSFTADWHFTVSQSAELARGFRDAGSAVAHHVVESSHGHDAFLVEPEHVNPPLADFLADGVAGNAVTDVGEDVPEREHAPVHSSLFGD, encoded by the coding sequence GTGACGGGGCGACGCGCCGACGTCCCGACCGAGCGCGGGACGGTCGACCTCGGCTCGTTCACGTTCGAGTGCGGCGAGACGATTCCGACGCTCGAAGTCGCCTACGAGCGCCACGGCGAGTTCGATCCGTCGAGTGGAGCCGGCACCGATGGCAACGCCGTCCTCGTCTGTCACGCGCTGACGGGAAGCGCCCACGTCGCCAGCAGGCCGGACGACGCCTCGGAGACTGACGACGGGACGGCCGATCAGGCGCGCGCCTGGTGGGACGACACCGTCGGTCCCGGGAAAGCGATCGACACGACCGAGTACTTCGTCGTCTGTGCGAACGTTCCCGGCTCGTGCTACGGGACGACCGGCCCGTCGAGTGCGAACCCGGAGACGGGACGAGCGTACGGGAGTGACTTTCCACCAGTCACGGTCGCCGACTGGACGCGCGCCCAGCGGCGGCTCCTCGACGAACTGGGCATCGGCCGATTGCACGCGGTCGTCGGCGGCTCGGTCGGCGGAATGAACGCCCTCGACTGGGCGCGGCGCTACCCGGACGACGTCGATCGCATCGCCGCCATCGCGGCCGCCCCCAGGCTCGATCCGCAGTGTCTCGCCATGGACGCCGTCGCCCGCCGGGCGATCACGACGGACCCGGCCTGGAACGGCGGCGACTACTACGGACCTGATCGGCCGGATCCCGACGACGGACTCGCGCTTGCCCGCCAGCTCGGTCACGTGATGTACCTCTCGAAGGCGTCGATGGCCGAGAAGTTCGGCCGACGCTCGGCGGGTCGCGAGGCGAGTCGGGATCGGTTCGCCGCCGATCCGACCGCACACTTCTTTCCGTACCGCGACGTCGAGTCCTACCTCGATTACAACGCCGGTCGGTTCGTCGAGCGATTCGACGCGAACAGCTACTGCTATCTCACCCGGGCGATGGACGAGTTCGACCTCGCCGCCGGCTACGACGGCCTCGCCCACGCCGTCGCCGCGTACTCCGGTGAGACGTTGCTGATGAGTTTCACCGCCGACTGGCACTTTACCGTCTCGCAGTCGGCCGAACTCGCGAGGGGGTTTCGGGACGCGGGATCCGCAGTCGCCCATCACGTGGTGGAATCGAGTCACGGCCACGACGCCTTCCTCGTCGAACCGGAACACGTCAACCCGCCGCTCGCCGATTTCCTGGCCGACGGCGTCGCGGGCAACGCGGTGACCGACGTCGGCGAAGACGTTCCCGAACGAGAGCACGCACCCGTTCACAGCAGCCTGTTCGGTGACTGA
- a CDS encoding O-acetylhomoserine aminocarboxypropyltransferase/cysteine synthase family protein, with protein sequence MSDERRETPERTGGLSGQAGGASEAGDDARRRRSDGFATRSLHAGYRPDPTTGAAAVPIVQSTSYSFGDADEAAARYALESDGYIYSRISNPTVECLEDRIASLAGGTGAVATASGMAALDAITLPLASAGDTVVCSTDTYGGTTAYFRETATRRGIEIRFVPTLDLDAYEAAIDEDTAFVHVETIGNPSLVTPDFEAIAELAHDRGVPLVVDNTFATPSLCRPIEHGADIVWASTTKWLSGHGTTLGGVVVDGGTFPWDEHADRYPELAGENPAYANVDFDRDFPDAPFAAAARYRSVRSLGTQQSPFDAWQTLQGIETLPLRMGRHCENAAILADFLADHDAVSRVAYPGHETHPTHDDASRYLDGFGGMLAFGLDGGEGFTDYEAGKRLCESVELASFLANVGDAKTLVIHPASTTHGQLDREARDAAGVSEDLIRVSVGLEDPADLLADFDRAITRATEGTT encoded by the coding sequence ATGAGTGACGAGCGACGCGAGACGCCCGAGCGCACCGGTGGCCTGAGCGGGCAGGCCGGAGGCGCGAGTGAGGCGGGAGACGACGCCCGTCGGCGTCGATCGGACGGGTTCGCCACGCGGAGCCTCCACGCCGGGTACCGGCCGGATCCGACGACCGGCGCCGCGGCGGTTCCGATCGTCCAGTCGACGTCGTATTCGTTCGGAGACGCGGACGAAGCCGCCGCCCGATACGCCCTCGAATCGGACGGTTACATCTACTCGCGGATCAGCAATCCGACGGTCGAGTGCCTGGAAGACCGGATAGCCTCGCTGGCCGGCGGAACCGGCGCCGTCGCGACGGCGAGCGGCATGGCCGCCCTCGACGCGATCACCCTCCCGCTCGCGTCGGCCGGCGACACCGTCGTCTGCTCGACTGACACCTACGGCGGGACGACCGCATACTTTCGCGAAACCGCGACGAGACGGGGTATCGAAATCCGGTTCGTCCCCACGCTCGATCTCGACGCCTACGAGGCGGCGATCGACGAGGACACCGCGTTCGTCCACGTCGAGACGATCGGTAACCCCTCGCTCGTCACCCCCGACTTCGAGGCCATCGCGGAGCTCGCCCACGACCGCGGCGTCCCGCTCGTCGTCGACAACACGTTCGCCACGCCGTCGCTCTGTCGCCCGATAGAACACGGCGCCGATATCGTCTGGGCCTCGACGACGAAGTGGCTCAGCGGCCACGGCACGACGCTCGGCGGCGTCGTGGTCGATGGCGGAACGTTTCCGTGGGACGAACACGCAGACCGGTACCCCGAACTCGCCGGCGAGAATCCCGCCTACGCGAACGTCGACTTCGACCGGGACTTCCCCGACGCTCCGTTCGCCGCGGCGGCCCGGTACCGCTCGGTTCGAAGCCTGGGAACCCAGCAGTCGCCGTTCGACGCCTGGCAGACGCTCCAGGGGATCGAAACCCTCCCGCTCCGGATGGGACGCCACTGCGAGAACGCCGCGATTCTGGCGGACTTCCTCGCCGACCACGACGCCGTCTCCCGGGTCGCCTACCCCGGTCACGAGACCCACCCCACCCACGACGACGCGAGCCGGTACCTCGATGGCTTCGGCGGAATGCTCGCGTTCGGCCTCGACGGCGGTGAGGGGTTCACCGACTACGAAGCCGGGAAGCGGCTGTGCGAGTCGGTCGAACTCGCTTCGTTCCTCGCCAACGTCGGCGACGCGAAGACGCTCGTCATCCACCCGGCGAGTACGACCCACGGCCAACTCGACCGTGAGGCCCGCGACGCCGCGGGCGTGTCCGAGGACCTGATTCGGGTCTCGGTGGGTCTCGAGGATCCGGCGGACCTACTCGCCGATTTCGACCGAGCGATCACGCGGGCGACGGAGGGGACGACGTGA
- a CDS encoding mechanosensitive ion channel family protein — MDELSTTLVLALVLSVVEDAAPPWLETAVTEPLVLVPTILFASYLLARVVQWWGTRELPSATDEHSFRRTVLGVTSRPLAITIALIGVYVSFDLLFDGGESTVVVPLLTTVLVVLWMTTSVRLGNRWIEHVKAVDANYEFAPVFKNLWTIGVLLGGLLLLISIWNVDITPFLASAGVLGIVIGIAAQDGISNLIGGIALYFDNTYKIGDVILLEGDMRGTVTDIGVRSTTVVTTDNRLASVPNSVLNSTQVVNETSPQRHVRIEIPFSVAYGTDHREVERLTLEVCEDASLIRESPSPRVLFIGFGDSALEFVARVYIAHPLTEKRARDQFNRHLNDAFENAGITIPFPQRTVSYLEPDDELRFEEDATIGANSAESDDR; from the coding sequence ATGGACGAACTCTCGACGACGCTCGTACTTGCGCTCGTCCTGTCCGTCGTCGAGGACGCCGCGCCGCCGTGGCTCGAGACGGCGGTGACGGAGCCGCTGGTACTCGTCCCGACGATTCTGTTCGCCTCGTACCTCCTCGCACGGGTCGTTCAGTGGTGGGGAACGCGAGAACTTCCCAGCGCGACCGACGAACACTCGTTTCGCCGGACGGTACTCGGGGTGACGTCGCGACCGCTCGCGATCACGATCGCCCTGATCGGGGTCTACGTGAGTTTCGACCTCCTGTTCGATGGTGGCGAGAGCACCGTCGTCGTTCCCCTCCTGACGACCGTGCTCGTCGTGCTGTGGATGACAACCTCGGTCAGGCTCGGCAACCGGTGGATCGAGCACGTCAAGGCGGTGGACGCTAACTACGAGTTCGCACCGGTCTTTAAGAACCTGTGGACGATCGGGGTGCTCCTCGGCGGGCTGTTGCTTCTCATCTCGATCTGGAACGTAGACATCACGCCGTTTCTCGCTTCGGCGGGCGTGCTCGGGATCGTTATCGGAATCGCCGCCCAGGACGGCATCTCGAATCTCATCGGCGGTATCGCGCTGTACTTCGACAACACGTACAAGATCGGGGACGTGATCCTTCTCGAGGGAGATATGCGCGGAACGGTGACCGACATCGGCGTGCGGTCGACGACGGTCGTGACGACCGACAACCGCCTCGCCTCCGTGCCGAACTCGGTCCTCAACTCGACGCAGGTCGTCAACGAAACCTCCCCACAGCGCCACGTTCGGATCGAAATTCCGTTTTCGGTCGCCTACGGCACCGACCACCGGGAGGTCGAGCGACTCACACTCGAGGTCTGTGAGGACGCATCGCTCATCCGCGAGTCGCCATCGCCTCGAGTCCTCTTCATCGGATTCGGTGATTCGGCGCTCGAGTTCGTCGCCAGAGTCTACATCGCCCATCCGCTCACCGAAAAGCGAGCCAGAGACCAGTTCAACCGTCACCTCAACGACGCCTTCGAAAACGCCGGAATCACGATCCCGTTCCCACAGCGAACGGTAAGCTACCTCGAGCCGGACGACGAACTCCGATTCGAAGAAGACGCGACGATCGGAGCGAATTCGGCCGAATCCGACGATCGCTGA
- a CDS encoding DUF433 domain-containing protein gives MSGRDIVRDDRHSDGAPTIGETGIRVVNVASAYEHSGYSPDEIVDLYPALSLADVHTALAFYYANIDEFRDAMADDSGHATTV, from the coding sequence ATGAGTGGACGGGATATCGTTCGCGACGACCGACACAGCGACGGAGCGCCGACGATCGGTGAGACCGGAATTCGGGTGGTCAACGTCGCTAGTGCGTACGAACACAGTGGATACTCACCGGACGAAATCGTCGACCTCTACCCGGCACTGTCTCTCGCGGACGTCCACACGGCACTCGCGTTTTACTATGCCAATATCGATGAGTTTCGCGATGCCATGGCCGACGACTCCGGTCACGCCACGACGGTATGA
- a CDS encoding MFS transporter, with product MDAFIGRCAQDGPVSPRSHVRVVLAAVIFTVLFSQLLLYPGIADLVTELGAEASDEGTVSPQLDASMWFLVAEFAAYVAFVGVWGVASDAAGRRVPFIVLASLAGAAGYAALALVPTIGTIPFEGVLALRVFQGAMTIGAFSLTITMLMDLGGGHGKNMGAAGIAIGLGAALGAPVGGQLTAIDPVAPLVVAAALLVVVGALVTVVPDRAPETTRTWRAVARGVSDRPILTLPYAFGFVDRMTAGFFALVGTLYFQDVFGLDPAATGLLLACFFAPFALLQYPMGILSDRIGRTVPIVVGSLCFGVGILAVGAAGSVALAAVAMVAVGVLGALVSPATMALVTDLAADDHRGLAMGGFNMAGSLGFLAGFLVGGTVAGTAGYDAAFLVVGGMEILIALVAVPVFVKLAPGLTREDVASS from the coding sequence ATGGACGCCTTCATAGGCCGGTGCGCCCAAGACGGGCCTGTGAGTCCGCGATCGCACGTTCGCGTCGTCCTCGCGGCGGTGATCTTCACGGTTCTGTTCTCCCAGCTGTTGCTGTACCCGGGGATCGCCGACCTCGTCACCGAACTCGGTGCGGAGGCGAGCGACGAGGGGACGGTGTCGCCACAACTCGACGCGAGCATGTGGTTTCTGGTCGCCGAGTTCGCCGCCTACGTCGCGTTCGTCGGCGTCTGGGGCGTCGCCAGCGACGCCGCCGGTCGACGCGTCCCGTTCATCGTCCTGGCGTCGCTCGCCGGCGCGGCCGGTTACGCGGCGCTCGCGCTCGTCCCGACGATCGGCACGATCCCGTTCGAGGGCGTCCTCGCGCTACGGGTCTTCCAGGGGGCGATGACGATCGGCGCTTTCTCGCTGACGATAACGATGCTGATGGACTTAGGGGGCGGCCACGGCAAGAATATGGGCGCGGCGGGTATCGCAATCGGGCTCGGTGCGGCACTTGGTGCGCCCGTCGGCGGGCAACTGACGGCGATCGATCCCGTCGCGCCGCTCGTCGTCGCCGCCGCGTTGTTGGTCGTCGTCGGGGCCCTCGTGACCGTCGTGCCCGACCGGGCCCCCGAGACGACGCGAACCTGGCGGGCGGTGGCCCGCGGGGTGAGCGATCGTCCGATCCTGACGCTTCCGTACGCCTTCGGGTTCGTCGACCGGATGACGGCGGGCTTTTTCGCCCTGGTCGGTACGCTCTACTTCCAGGACGTCTTCGGGCTCGATCCCGCCGCGACGGGACTCTTGCTCGCGTGTTTTTTCGCGCCGTTCGCGCTGTTGCAGTACCCGATGGGGATCCTCTCCGATCGCATCGGCCGGACCGTCCCGATCGTCGTCGGTTCACTTTGCTTCGGCGTCGGCATTCTCGCCGTGGGGGCGGCCGGCTCCGTCGCGCTCGCCGCCGTCGCGATGGTCGCCGTCGGCGTCCTCGGGGCGCTCGTCTCACCCGCGACGATGGCGCTCGTAACTGACCTCGCCGCAGACGATCACCGCGGATTGGCGATGGGCGGGTTCAACATGGCCGGAAGCCTCGGCTTTCTGGCCGGCTTTCTCGTCGGCGGCACGGTCGCCGGTACGGCGGGATACGACGCGGCCTTTCTCGTCGTCGGCGGCATGGAGATCCTGATCGCGCTCGTGGCCGTTCCGGTGTTCGTCAAACTCGCACCCGGATTGACTCGCGAGGACGTCGCCTCGTCGTGA
- a CDS encoding DUF6691 family protein — translation MSDQSPLFMPLIFVGGLLFGVGLAVSHMTHPEVVLAFLQFSDLGLAFVMGGAGVVTMIVIGIASRSGRVAPLTGTPYGRRLKSMDRNVLYGGTIFGVGWGLSGICPGAAYASVGVGNYPILVAIAGMFLGAYAQGYWRSARAADRADVAAGD, via the coding sequence GTGAGCGACCAGAGTCCACTCTTCATGCCGCTAATCTTCGTCGGTGGGCTGCTCTTCGGCGTCGGGCTCGCGGTGAGTCACATGACCCATCCGGAAGTCGTCCTGGCATTCTTGCAATTTAGCGACCTCGGGCTGGCGTTCGTGATGGGCGGTGCGGGCGTGGTCACGATGATCGTCATCGGGATCGCCTCGCGATCCGGTCGGGTGGCGCCGCTCACGGGAACGCCCTACGGCCGGCGGCTGAAGTCGATGGATCGCAACGTCCTCTACGGCGGGACGATCTTCGGCGTCGGCTGGGGGCTGTCGGGTATCTGTCCCGGCGCGGCCTACGCCAGCGTCGGCGTCGGCAACTACCCAATCCTCGTCGCGATCGCCGGCATGTTCCTCGGCGCGTACGCGCAGGGGTACTGGCGGTCGGCGCGGGCCGCGGACAGGGCGGACGTCGCGGCTGGCGATTGA